In one window of Armatimonadota bacterium DNA:
- a CDS encoding 4Fe-4S binding protein produces MPTIVVDPERCKACELCVHFCPKGLMRLAKRMNSRGFHPAALRDKRKCSGCAQCATMCPDIAITVYR; encoded by the coding sequence ATGCCAACCATAGTCGTTGATCCAGAGAGATGTAAGGCGTGCGAACTGTGCGTGCACTTCTGCCCCAAGGGCCTGATGCGACTCGCGAAACGCATGAACAGCCGCGGGTTCCATCCGGCCGCCCTGCGGGACAAGCGGAAATGCAGCGGCTGCGCGCAGTGCGCCACGATGTGCCCGGACATCGCCATCACAGTCTATCGCTGA